From the Chiloscyllium plagiosum isolate BGI_BamShark_2017 chromosome 16, ASM401019v2, whole genome shotgun sequence genome, one window contains:
- the LOC122558013 gene encoding ciliogenesis and planar polarity effector 1-like: MAVYFSNQPVFVMPPHHIDTLPSLHCKAGCFPRVVFLRQCRLSRAVREQQLSSTWSVKYTVELLLLSRLVPEAVWFASCLGDWKSSVVLGLAFSLHCQNLPEPSSLFLLDLAGPYFVQ; this comes from the exons ATGGCTGTGTACTTCAGTAACCAGCCTGTGTTTGTGATGCCCCCTCACCATATCGACACCCTGCCATCTCTGCATTGCAAAGCAG GTTGCTTTCCCCGAGTGGTCTTCCTGCGGCAGTGCCGTCTCTCACGGGCTGTACGAGAACAGCAGCTGTCCTCCACCTGGAGTGTGAAGTACACAGTCGAACTGCTGCTGCTCAGCCGGCTGGTTCCTGAAGCTGTCTGGTTTGCCTCCTGTCTTGGGGACTGGAAGAGTTCTGTGGTGCTGGGGCTGGCCTTCAGTCTGCACTGCCAAAACCTCCCTGAGCCTAGCAG cctcTTTCTCCTTGATCTTGCTGGTCCTTACTTCgtccaatag